A genomic region of Candidatus Pseudomonas phytovorans contains the following coding sequences:
- a CDS encoding efflux RND transporter permease subunit, with the protein MNLSAPFIRRPVATALLALGLAMFGSLAFTLLPVAPLPEVDFPTISVRASLPGADPYTVATSVATPLERQFGQIAGVTQMTSASTLGATRINLQFDLDRNIDGAARDVEAAINAARSNLPSDLVGNPTYRKVNPADSPILIIGLTSGSATPAQMYDVASTLLEQRLLQTRGVGDVTVGGGALPAVRVELNPDRLNHYGVSLEQVRSTLASANVNLPKGAVEIAGQSHVLAANDQLYSPGDYAPLVVKQVAGSPVRIADLGQVREDVEDLRNFGLFNGKPAVLLVLFKQPGANVIDTVDAVKAQLPLLQAAIPATIRLSVLMDRSTTIRASLRDVELTLLAAILLVTLVTFGFFRDWRSTLVPATVVPLSLLGTFGAMYFLGYSLNNLSLMALTIATGFVVDDAIVVVENILRHIERGVPRQQAALLGAQEVGFTVLSISVSLVAVFIPLLMMGGIVGRLFREFSVTLSLSIVISMLVSLAVTPVLAGVLLRMPHHVDQAETPDSRFHQLYDQSLVWVIDHAPLMGLLSVVVLVLAVVLYAVVPKGFFPQEDSGRLSGTILASQSVSYAAMQADFLEINRQVVNNPNVATVGGFVGGGGGGSGAINSAQLFVALKPKGERQATADQVIAQIRHALSGMPGTRLYLQSAQDITVGGRQSGAQFQYTLTADDQDTLDQWVPKVVAALRGLPQLTDINTDQQNASLMSHLQVNRDAAARLGVSMAAVDQTLYDAFGQRQVSTLYRATNQYHVVMGLAPAYWADPAALQAIYLPSRQPGEPLVPLMAVATPSLIGTAIAINHQGTFPAVTASFNLAPGVSIGQATALVDTAVAQLRMPASVVGEFAGTAQVFKASLAGEPLLIAAALLSVYIVLGMLYENLVHPLTILSTLPSAGVGALVALLLTATELSIIALVGVILLIGIVKKNAIMMIDFALNDRRAAGSDARTAIRRACLVRVRPILMTTLAAILGALPLVLGNGYGAELRRPLGISIIGGLLFSQLLTLYSTPVIYLWLDRLATRLAGKPKELG; encoded by the coding sequence ATGAACCTCAGCGCACCGTTCATCCGGCGCCCGGTAGCCACGGCATTGCTGGCCTTGGGGCTGGCCATGTTCGGTAGCCTGGCTTTTACCCTGCTTCCGGTGGCCCCGCTGCCAGAGGTGGACTTCCCGACCATCAGCGTGCGTGCTTCGCTGCCTGGCGCCGACCCCTACACAGTGGCTACTTCGGTGGCCACACCGCTGGAGCGCCAGTTCGGGCAGATTGCAGGGGTGACCCAAATGACCTCGGCCAGCACCCTGGGCGCGACCCGCATCAACTTGCAGTTCGACCTGGACCGCAACATCGACGGCGCTGCCCGCGATGTAGAGGCGGCGATCAACGCGGCGCGCAGCAACCTGCCCAGTGACCTTGTCGGCAACCCGACCTACCGCAAGGTCAACCCGGCGGACTCCCCGATCCTGATCATCGGCCTGACCTCGGGCAGCGCCACCCCGGCACAGATGTACGATGTGGCTTCGACCTTGCTTGAGCAGCGTCTGCTGCAAACCCGTGGGGTCGGTGACGTGACGGTGGGCGGCGGGGCACTGCCAGCGGTACGTGTTGAACTTAACCCCGACCGCCTCAACCACTATGGTGTCAGCCTGGAGCAGGTGCGCTCGACGCTTGCCAGTGCCAACGTCAACCTGCCCAAGGGTGCGGTCGAAATTGCCGGGCAAAGCCACGTACTGGCGGCCAATGACCAGTTGTACAGCCCAGGCGATTATGCGCCCTTGGTGGTCAAGCAGGTTGCCGGCAGCCCGGTGCGCATAGCCGATCTTGGCCAGGTGCGCGAGGATGTCGAGGACCTGCGCAACTTCGGCCTTTTCAATGGCAAGCCCGCGGTACTGCTTGTGCTTTTCAAGCAGCCGGGAGCCAACGTGATCGATACGGTCGACGCCGTGAAGGCGCAACTGCCATTGCTGCAAGCGGCGATCCCGGCCACCATTCGGCTGAGTGTGCTGATGGATCGCAGCACCACGATTCGCGCCTCGTTGCGTGATGTGGAACTGACCCTGCTGGCGGCGATCCTGCTGGTGACTCTGGTCACCTTTGGCTTTTTCCGCGACTGGCGCAGCACGCTGGTGCCAGCCACAGTCGTGCCGTTGTCGCTGCTGGGCACGTTTGGTGCCATGTACTTTCTGGGCTACAGCCTGAACAACCTGTCACTGATGGCATTGACCATTGCCACCGGCTTCGTGGTGGACGATGCCATCGTGGTGGTGGAAAACATCCTGCGCCATATCGAGCGGGGCGTGCCCCGGCAACAGGCGGCGTTGCTAGGGGCGCAGGAAGTGGGCTTCACGGTGCTGAGCATCAGTGTGTCGCTGGTGGCAGTGTTCATCCCCCTGCTGATGATGGGCGGCATCGTCGGCCGCTTGTTCCGCGAATTTTCGGTCACGCTGTCGCTGTCGATTGTGATTTCCATGCTGGTGTCGCTGGCCGTCACCCCGGTGCTGGCCGGTGTGCTGCTGCGGATGCCGCATCACGTCGATCAGGCCGAGACGCCGGATTCGCGGTTTCATCAGCTGTATGACCAGAGCCTGGTCTGGGTGATTGATCACGCGCCACTGATGGGGCTGTTGAGCGTGGTGGTGCTGGTACTGGCGGTGGTGCTGTATGCCGTGGTGCCCAAAGGGTTTTTCCCGCAGGAGGACAGCGGGCGCCTGAGCGGCACGATCCTCGCTTCACAAAGCGTGTCGTATGCGGCGATGCAGGCAGATTTTCTCGAGATCAACCGCCAGGTGGTGAACAACCCTAACGTTGCCACGGTGGGTGGCTTCGTCGGTGGCGGCGGCGGTGGCTCGGGGGCGATCAACAGTGCCCAGCTGTTTGTTGCGCTGAAGCCCAAGGGTGAGCGGCAGGCGACGGCCGACCAGGTGATTGCGCAGATTCGCCACGCCCTGAGCGGCATGCCGGGGACCCGCCTGTACCTGCAGTCGGCCCAGGACATCACCGTCGGCGGCCGGCAGAGCGGGGCGCAGTTCCAGTACACCCTGACCGCCGACGACCAGGACACTCTCGACCAATGGGTGCCCAAGGTGGTGGCTGCACTGCGTGGTTTGCCGCAACTGACCGACATCAATACCGACCAGCAGAATGCCAGCCTGATGAGCCACCTGCAGGTCAATCGTGATGCCGCTGCCCGCCTGGGGGTGAGCATGGCGGCGGTGGACCAGACCCTGTATGACGCGTTTGGCCAGCGCCAGGTGTCCACGCTATACCGGGCGACCAACCAGTACCACGTGGTCATGGGCCTGGCGCCTGCCTATTGGGCCGACCCGGCGGCACTCCAGGCCATCTACCTGCCCAGTCGCCAACCCGGTGAGCCACTGGTGCCGCTGATGGCGGTGGCTACCCCGTCTTTGATAGGCACGGCCATCGCCATCAACCACCAGGGCACGTTCCCGGCAGTCACCGCATCGTTCAATCTCGCCCCCGGTGTTTCTATCGGCCAGGCCACTGCTTTGGTCGATACTGCCGTGGCGCAGTTGCGCATGCCGGCCAGTGTGGTCGGTGAGTTCGCTGGCACGGCCCAGGTGTTCAAGGCATCGCTGGCCGGCGAACCTCTGCTGATCGCCGCCGCGCTGCTGTCGGTATATATCGTGCTGGGCATGCTCTACGAGAACCTTGTGCACCCCTTGACCATCCTTTCGACCTTGCCATCGGCGGGCGTGGGGGCACTGGTGGCGCTGTTGCTGACCGCTACCGAGTTGTCGATCATCGCCTTGGTGGGGGTGATTCTGTTGATCGGCATCGTCAAAAAAAACGCAATCATGATGATCGACTTTGCCCTGAATGATCGACGCGCCGCAGGCAGCGATGCCCGGACCGCCATCCGTCGGGCATGCCTGGTGCGGGTGCGGCCGATCTTGATGACCACGCTGGCGGCCATTCTGGGGGCATTGCCGCTGGTACTGGGCAATGGCTACGGCGCTGAGCTGCGACGGCCTTTGGGGATTTCGATTATCGGCGGGCTGCTGTTCAGCCAGTTGCTGACGCTCTACAGCACGCCGGTGATCTACCTGTGGCTGGACCGCCTGGCAACACGCCTGGCTGGCAAGCCCAAGGAGCTTGGCTGA
- a CDS encoding efflux transporter outer membrane subunit, producing the protein MNMRVAGLLLCLLLTGCMVGPDYQRPVLALPQGFKEGTLWQRAVSNPQGALDSRWWLAFGDSQLNGLVEQAARANQSIVAAEAAWRQAKAQVDINRAGLWPTVSAGLSMSRGVDGGGATLSKGTGSGVQQTVSATLGASWEPDLWGQVRRTIESSQALAEVSDAQLAGVRLSIASSVASNYLGLRQLDLDIGLLQQQQQLNQQLLDMNQASFLHGTASNDQLLLAQDQLSAVVVNLQVAQRSREQFEHALAVLVGQAPAQFSVPPTAGYAFVVPHPPLSLPSQLLQRRPDVIATERTAAAANARIGVAEAAFFPSLDLSAEVGFRGSALGGLFNASNRIWSLGPSLSATLFDGGARESALRQAYAGYDQDVANYRGTVLAALQNVEDNLSALNHLQRQAETFEQIHQRNQQLFASQQVQQRAGVASRQAVLTQQLLLLQSEQSLRDAQGQLSQASVALIQSLGGGWAP; encoded by the coding sequence ATGAATATGCGCGTTGCCGGCTTGTTGCTGTGCCTGTTGCTGACGGGCTGCATGGTCGGGCCAGACTATCAACGCCCGGTGCTGGCGCTGCCGCAGGGCTTCAAGGAGGGTACGCTGTGGCAGCGCGCGGTGAGCAACCCGCAAGGGGCGCTGGACAGTCGCTGGTGGCTGGCGTTCGGTGATAGCCAGCTCAACGGCCTGGTCGAGCAGGCCGCCCGGGCCAATCAGTCGATCGTGGCCGCTGAAGCGGCCTGGCGTCAGGCCAAGGCGCAGGTGGATATCAACCGCGCTGGGTTGTGGCCAACGGTCAGCGCCGGACTTTCCATGAGCCGGGGAGTCGACGGCGGCGGCGCGACCTTGTCAAAGGGCACCGGCAGCGGCGTGCAGCAAACTGTCAGCGCCACCTTGGGGGCGAGTTGGGAGCCGGACCTGTGGGGTCAGGTGCGCCGTACCATCGAGTCAAGCCAGGCGCTGGCAGAGGTTTCCGACGCACAATTGGCTGGTGTGCGGCTGTCGATCGCCAGTAGCGTTGCCAGCAATTACCTTGGCCTGCGCCAGCTGGACCTGGACATTGGCCTGCTGCAACAGCAGCAACAGCTGAACCAACAGTTGCTCGACATGAACCAGGCCAGCTTCCTGCACGGCACAGCGTCCAATGACCAGCTGCTGTTGGCCCAGGACCAGTTGAGTGCGGTAGTGGTCAACCTGCAGGTTGCCCAGCGTAGCCGCGAGCAGTTCGAGCACGCCTTGGCCGTGCTGGTCGGCCAGGCACCGGCGCAGTTCAGTGTGCCGCCCACAGCAGGCTACGCATTTGTCGTGCCTCACCCGCCGTTGAGCCTGCCGTCACAGTTGCTGCAAAGGCGCCCCGATGTGATCGCCACCGAGCGCACTGCAGCCGCAGCTAATGCGCGGATCGGCGTGGCTGAGGCGGCGTTTTTCCCCAGCCTCGACCTCAGCGCTGAAGTCGGTTTCCGTGGCAGTGCCCTGGGCGGGCTGTTCAACGCGTCCAACCGGATCTGGAGCCTTGGCCCGTCGCTGTCGGCGACGCTGTTTGACGGTGGCGCGCGTGAGTCGGCATTGCGCCAGGCCTACGCCGGGTATGACCAGGATGTGGCCAACTACCGTGGCACCGTTTTGGCGGCGTTGCAGAATGTCGAGGACAACCTGTCTGCGTTGAACCACTTGCAGCGCCAGGCTGAGACGTTTGAGCAGATTCACCAACGCAACCAGCAGTTGTTTGCCAGCCAGCAGGTTCAGCAGCGGGCGGGAGTGGCGAGCCGCCAGGCTGTGCTGACCCAGCAGCTGCTGTTGTTGCAGAGCGAACAGAGCCTGCGCGATGCCCAGGGGCAACTGAGCCAGGCCAGCGTGGCACTGATCCAGAGCCTGGGCGGTGGCTGGGCACCCTGA